DNA from Alnus glutinosa chromosome 2, dhAlnGlut1.1, whole genome shotgun sequence:
TGAAAGACCGGCACAAAAATCTCACTGCGTTTAACATAACCCATACTTTCTATGATTTTCTCTCTGTGTTTCTGTGTAAAAGTTCTctttatgctccatttgtttcgacgtaagatggttttcgtcgtaaaatgatttcaaggaagtcatttttctgaaaaatatttttcgccgaaagcgtttttcggtatttggcgcatacggaaaattacaaatatttttaatatttttattcaatcatattaacctataaaaatcaatttttattcaaaacatataaatattaatgtaaaataatataaaaattaccgaagacgagattccgtcactgactgACAAGATTCCGACCACTTTTACCGGATTCTGCCATTCCGGCTACTATAGCCAGAATccaagataaaggccggaatccgaacAGTTTTGTCGGAATTtgggttggccggattccggcacagAACGGCCGGACTCCGGcatactggccggaatctgcCAGAACCGTTTGAATCCGGCTGTTTGGCCAGATCTCGGCTAGTCGGTAGGGATCCGGCTATTTTGGCCGGGATTTTCtagccagatccggccagccaGCCTTTCTGGCAGATTCCGGACAGATGGCCGGAATTTGGGCTAACCGGATTCCGGTGAAGATGGCCGGATGCTGTCGGATTTCGGTACTGGCAAGATTTCGatgatggtcgactgcttgaagtgaaggttaactgtgtcgtttaataggGATCGAATGCGGCTGGCGTCTTcgaaaatttactaagcatttttggtcaaatagaaatcattcccggttgactattattttcgcccctaccaaacactggaaaataccgaaatcattttccagaaatcattttataccgaaacaaacggagcattaatttatattcttggaTAATTTTATGCTTCATTGTCGTTCTCTCGAATGAATATTATGGAATCTGTTgagacccaaaaaaataaaaaagaatctgTGCGTGTATACATGTGTGCGAGTGATAAAGTTATAGTTGTGTGTTGCTGTTGATGGCTATTATTGAACGGGTGCTGtatcttgttgttgttgtgtgaGTGAGTTCAGAAACCTTTGTGAGCTACTTTGAGAAGTATGGGAAGATAATAGACTCTGTGATCATGAAAGATCGGCACACGCATCGACCTAGAGGATTCGGGTTCATTACCTATGAGGATCCTTCTGCTGTCGACCAGGTTATCCAAGAGACCCATATCATCAATGGCAAGCAGGttagtcttttttctttgaaataatTCAACATCACTCGTTTGCTTTTTTATACCCAACTGTATGAATGTATGCGTGTGTTTGTAATTCTCTTGAATAGTTGGCTCCATTGCATTGATAAAAGTACAGTTAATGTTGCTAGGAgatttgtttttggataatgtCTTGAGGTGCATGATTGTGATATGTGTAATGAATTTGGACCAGGTTGAGATAAAAAGAACCATTCCTAAAGGTTCCACACAAGCTAGTGatttcaaaacaaagaaaatttttgttGGCGGGATTCCAACTACGGTCACTGAAGGTCTGATGTTTGAACTTTTTAACATTCGATTAAAATGTTATTGTTGTTGTAACTAGACTGAGGTGTttgttctttctctctttcttattttctcaTGCTTTTTTTTGACATTAGATGAGTTCAAGAATTTCTTCTCAAAGTATGGAAAGGTGGCGGAACATGAGATTATACGTGATCATGTGACTAAACGCTCACGAGGCTTTGGATTTATTGTATTTGACAGTGAAAAAGCTGTTGATAATATGCTGGCAAATGGCAATATGATTGATATGGAAGGTATACAGGTGAGTTTTGTGCAATCATTCTCCATGATATCAGATGTAATTGGtcatttttctttgatataTAAAGCAGCCACACGATGTTGCACTTCAAAAAGTTCTCATAGTGGAAATAATTATTGGTGGTTGCTTCTTATCACTTTCTAATGCTATGCAATTTCTTTTGATCTTtttggttttatgttttttgtctCTCAATTTAAGTAAAGTTCGTTATAGGTTCCTGGTTTTTCTCTAGGCAGGCTCTCAAAAATAACTTGATACCGGAAAAAGATAGGTTAACTCACTTCTTTGTTGTAGGTTGAGGTCAAGAAGGCTGAACCAAAGAAAGCCTCAAACCCAGCACCTGTTCCTGCATTTGGTAGTGAATCTAGGGCACGCTCATACAATGACGATTTTGGTGGATTTGGCGACTCTTATAGTGGTTTTGGCGATGGTGGTTTTGGCCCCAGTTCTTATAGGTCACTTGGCGGTTTTGGTGGTAGATTTGGTGATTATGGTGGATATGGAGGTGGCAATGATTTTGGTGGTGGTTATGGGGGTTTTGGTGGTGGTAATTTTGCTGGTTATCGAGGAGAGTCATCATTTGGCTATTCCGGTCGCTATGGTTCCTATATGGGAGGCCTTAGTGAGGGATATGGTGGGAGTGGGTTAGGTGCATACGGACGTGGTGGGGGCTATGGGACTTATGGTGGTTCAGGCTCCCCTGGTGCTAATTATGGAGGACCAGGAGGCTTGTATGGTAGTAGGGCAGGTTACGGTGGCAGTAGTCGTTACCATCCCTATGCACAGTAGATTTGCTTATGCTTTTCAATAGAAGTTTCTTGCAGGTTGCTTTATCTTCAGTGTATGCATTTGCATTTTGTGATATCATAGACACAAGGCACTTACTGCAAGGCTATCTAGAAGATCAGATGAACCATTAGTGTATCTGGGTTCACGCATTGGCTTAGACAACCAAAGCTAGATCGGCATATCTAGAGCTTTCTGTCAATAATCGGAATGTGATTGTAGTCAGGCATCTATCTTGTGCTTTATATCCGGATTGTCAATTTGTTGAGTTAGACTTTCATCTTGTTATGAGATATTAATTGGTTAGAATCAATTTGGAGTTGGAAATGCAATATAGGTAATTATACTAGATGCTCATTTGGGAGACTGATTCTTCCTATCCTTATCTTGCTATTGTCAATTTGTTGAGTTAGACTTTCATCTTGTTATGAGATATTAATTGGTTAGAATCAATTTGGAGTTGGAAATGCAATATAGGGAATTATACTAGATGCTCATTTGGGAGACTGATTCTTCCTATTCTTATCTTGCTATTGTTAAGTTTGGCACGCCAATTACTAAGGCCTAATTACCCTTTACAGGTGATAGTTACAATGTTTTAGTTCTGTGCTTTTGTTAAGAAGctattacttgtaaaaaaaaagaaaaaaaaaagaagctaccGACTTaccaaaagaaattgaaaagaaagaaagaaaacatagcTACAACTCAATAAGAATTATGGATAAAAAAAATCTGGattctgaatttttattttctttattcttttagaAAAACTTTTTTTGAGCTTCAGGAAATTGCACTTTACCCCCCTCCGTTAATCCGTCATTAGGAAAATCACTGAAAAAGTATAGCTTATGTATGAATGATTTGAGAATTTTATTAACTGTAACACCGTAAGTAGATATTAGGGACACAATAATCACAAAAAAGTCATCAAACAGCTGTGTTAGTGGCTGATGAATATTTACCGTTGATCTTCACACTGGTGTATTGACAAAGAGAGGTACCTTAGGGTTTTGTTGTACCTTGAATATTTAAAGTTGCTGGATTGAAAATGAATTAAAGGGGGTTGTAAGTCTGGTAAATCACTGAGCTTCGTGAAAGATGGCACCGTGTGCATGGGCTCCTTAACCGGAAAATGTTTAGTTGATTGTTGTTTTCGCCTAGTTGAGGAGTGTACACAAGGGTTTTCTTGCTTGTTGCCTTCGATTGCAATGCATCACTTAGCTACAAGAATCTCCGACCAGGTTAACTAAAACAGTGTGACCTTGGCTGCCTCCTCCACTCAGTGCAGATGGATTTAATGTCTTAAAACTGCACTATGCCAACGACAATAATTAATGCCTTAATTTGTGGGCTGAATGCTGAACAATGCCGATGTTTCCGTGTATGTTGGCAGCTGCTATATTTGAAGAAACCTTTCAAATATTGGAATGAGATCATTTGCTTAGAGACAtaatttcattttgaaaattaactaTTAGATTTGGAGGACTCATACAGTATCTACacagattcaatggttgattttcaaAATGGGAGGATATGAGAATAGAAGAAAgcatttttgttgtttaatgtGCAGAAGAATTGGCATATTTATATTTGTTGGAGAATGATGAGGCCCTGAAGTTGAACATATGAGAAgttatttccttttgtaatttcaatgaaaattaaaaaggaatgACTTTGAATGAAAATGAATTCAATTTGAGCGTGAAACAACAGGCAGAAAGGAGCAAACGGAAATCTCATTACTTGTGAGCTACGATCCCTTGACGTACGAAAACGAAAACGACTTGATTGGAACATCGCTTTCTcttaatgttttgtgttagtaGTTACGTCGTATCTTCACAATAAGAGAGATTGATTAATGGCCGTTACCAACTACTACACCTGTCGGCTGTCACGACCAATTCATCAACACGCGTGCCTCTGAGAAATGTGGAAAACCGTAAGCCCACTGCGCACGTGACGCTCCCCCCCATGCAGCCTGAACCTCATACTCTGTCGCCCCGTGTCATCTTGCACGTGAGTTCTTCACGCTCGCCTCTACGCCACGTGGCTCTAGTTTGATTCTACAGACTACAGTACGGTTTGATTCTTcaccctaaacaaaaaaaagaaatcatttttcttcaccttaaactaaaaaaaatcatttttgtaaATCACTTTGGTGTATATCAACGCACATCGGATGTAGGTTCCATGTACAAGTTGTGTTAGAGTTTACACACTTATTTTGTACACACATTATATGCATACTCATAACAAGTGTGAGATCCACATATTATATGCATACTCATCTTGTATACAAATTATACACGCTTATAATAAgtatagggataattgcaccactgatTTATAGAGTTGATCTAAATTACGAATTATTCTctatggtacaaaaagttcatggataGTTGtcgtggtaaattataattacgaatcattccTTAAACTCGTTTTTCGTCCGCCAAGTTAACAGAATCCGTTAATTTAtcacgtcatataaatagtgagaaaACATAATATCACATGAAATTAGAGATAATGATGTAATTATCTCATAAATATAAGACCGCATCCGAGACCCATCTCGATGTGCGTAGAAGATAAGATATGTGCCGAGAGaaatatcattttccataaaatcGAAAAATACCCATAGTCAAATCGTCAACCACAATGACGAAACTACCCCTCACAGCGGTCGGCCATACATAAAATCCGAGGGGGTCCTTTCATAATTTCACTATTTACTAACGTAAAACACACTCCCCGTCGTTTCTCGAAgtgccaccccctttttttttctgctttttatTTACTCCCCGACACACACACCcgcagagaagaagaagttcaTCCCAAAGTAAGACTTTTTCATTTCCTGTTTTTATTTCGTCTCATTAATTGTTTCATTCTTTTTAtggtgattttgtttttctgatCTTTTTTTGAGGTGTAGCTCTTGTCAGAATTAGCTCTATGTCATCTGTTGCTGATCTTTGGTTCATATTAGGCTTTGTTGTCAATTCTGCACGAGACAGTGGATCGTGTATCGAATCTATTTGCATCTAGTTTTTGGGTTCgatttagttttttctttaggAAATTTCGTTATTTGTGATAATTGAGTGGTTATCAACTGGAACTGGAGCCATAGTGTGTGATCATAATAGTTCCCTATGtgattccattttttttttttttcatttttgaaagaagtaagGATGCTTTAGGGTTCGTTTTGGATTTGCGAATTCaataagtacgatttaaaaatgtgtgatttgaaaaaataatttttaaaaagcaaCTAAGCGAatggcaaaattgcagtttaccttttaaaatcgtaaattagccATTAAAATTtcgcgttttaaaaaaaacactcttaCCTGCTATTTGAAAAGACagattttttgcattttcaaatcgcaatttttaaaaacgcagttccgaAATGATTTGTGTctacgattttgtttaaaattgtatttattgtctacgaaattgcaatcccaGTCGCACCCTTAGTGGGATTTAGGTTTCGGCTAGTGGTGTTTTTCTTGTGTGTTTTGTCATCTGTTATGATTAATGAGTTTTGAAGTGAGATCTTTAATGCTAACTAGTAACTGCAATAACCCAGGATGACCCCTTCGATGCTTCTTTTGCTGTATACCCCATCCATCCGAACAACAAAATGGGTTGCAGGCTTTACATTTTCCTACTAAAGAGGACCGATGATGGGAAGATaaattccaaattaaatttCATTTCCATTTATATTAGATAAGGGATATTGAAAAATCTAAAGTTCCTGTTTTAATTGCTTCTAATAGTCGATGTTGAAATCTCTTTTCTAGAATTTAATTACTAACCATTGGAAATTGCTTAGTTTTTATGTCAAAACTGTGGAAGTCTCCTAATTTTGTTTGAGCGATTTTGCATGAAAGGTTCTGGGTGTGGTATACTTTGTGTGTTACACGCAGTCAATGTTACCTGCATGCCTAGAGAATTATAAAGTTTTATACATGCTGTTGTGCCATTGTGTATTTTGGTGCGTCTTCCTTTGGTCGGCCTGTCATAGAAGGATGCTACCAAAATCAAAAGAGCTAGAGGCTCGAAGGCTCTGGTTGGGAAATAAACTACACTGATTGAGCTTAATCTAGGTCTATTCAATGCCTGTTGCTTAATGAACTATAGTAATTCTACTTATTATACTTTATTATAACCTTTTCATTGTGATGGATAGATCATGAATGgagagttatttgttaattCGTTGTAAGTTCAAAAATGGATTATGTCACTAATACCTGTCATCTATTATAGGTAACAAGTTGATCTGTTGTGGAAAGGAACTTTGTAATTTAAACATTGAAAATGGGGGATTCCAAGGGAGGTTTGTCGCACTCACAACTTCTGAAAAATTTGGGCGCTGGTGACTACTTGTCACTTTGGAAAGGCTATGGGCCATGTGGGATTGTTAGTACTGTTATTATTGGTATTCTCATACCTATATTACTGTCTGCTCTGTTCCTgggaaagaaaaagggaaagcaAAGAGGAGTTCCAGTGCAAGTTGGTGGTGAGGCAGGTTATGCAATTCAAAATGCTCGAGTTAGTGAGTTGGTTGAAGTTCCTTGGAAAGGAGCCACAACCATGGCAGCTCTATTTGAGCAATCTTGTAAAAAGAATTCACGAAATCCATTTCTTGGAACAAGAAAGCTAATTAGCAGAGAATTTGTCACAGGTAGTGATGGTAGGAAGTTTGAGAAGCTACACTTAGGGGATTATGAATGGCAAACTTATGGAGAGATATTTGATCGTGCTTGCAACTTTGCATCTGGGCTTGTCAGTTTAGGTCATAATTTAGACAgccgtgctgccattttttctGACACTCGGGCAGAGTGGTTCATTGCCCTTCAGGTAGTCTTTTCATCATACTCTGATTTcataaatatcttttttcttttcttttattttctctttgttctttcttttcctttccctttggTTTAGCTTTATGGATGCAGGAGATGCTAAGATTGTATTTTTGGTCCAGGGATGCTTTCGACAAAGTATCACTGTTGTTACTATTTATGCTTCTCTGGGCGAGGATGCCCTGATCCACTCACTTAATGAGGTCAGGAAATCACTGCTCTTGTATACTTTAGGAGATCATATTGTCCAGGATGTGCATGCCTAACATGCAAATCCATACTATATTTTATAGTGAATTACACAGATTACGAAAAGTCCTAACTCAGAGCTGTAAATTCTCAACAGACCCAAGTATCAACTCTTATTTGCGAACCCAAGCAGTTGAAGAAGTTGGCTGCAATAAGCTCAAGCCTAAAGAGTATccaaaatgttatatactttgAAGATGATGGAATTGAAAATGATATTACTTCTGGAAGTATGAACGAGTGGACACTGACATCTTTTTCTGAGGTTGAGAAACTTGGGAAAAGAAGTCCTGTTaatccaagcctgccttccaaaAATGGCATTGCTGTTGTCATGTATACAAGTGGCAGTACAGGTTTACCAAAGGTTTGTTCCTGCTTTTAGTTCCTTATGTTGTGCATTTGTTCTTTCCTGCAAATGAGAGGAGGAGGGTGGATCCAGCAAAATTTTGCCAATTGCTCATCACTGGAAGGCGCAGAACTGAAAGGGTTTTCTTTTCTGGTTTATTTTTCTGGGTTGCAGATGCCCAATTTGAATGTGGTCCAGAAACTTAGAGTAATGTGTCTTTGTATAACTTATGTACCATGTTTGTTTGCAAGTTCTTTTTGAGGCAAGTTATAATCCCGAACCCAAAGGTTTGTTGTCAATGAGTtcctaaaatttttatttgagcTCTCTAAGTGCTCAAGTCATGATAAACACTTGCATATGTTTGTGTTGTCTAGCTCTGAAAGCCTAATATCCTTATACAAAAAGTGCCATTAACATGGTGTATTATGTAACAATGTAGGGGGTTATGATCACTCATGGAAACATTGTAGCCACTGCTGCAGGTGTTATGAAAGTAATCCCAAAACTGGGTAGAAATGATGTGTACTTAGCGTACTTGCCCCTGGCTCATGTTTTTGAACTGGCAGCTGAGGTACCTTCTTGTTTGCATTTGTATTTTCAATGTTAATTGGTTGAAATCGTCTTAACATCACTGTGGTTGTCCAGTCTGTGATGTTGGCTGCAGGTTGTGCAATGGGTTATGGTTCAGCATTGACATTAACTGACACttctaataaaattaagaaaggaACCAAGGGGGATGCTTCTGTGTTAAAGCCAACCCTCATGACAGCAGTCCCAGCTATTTTAGATCGAATTCGTGATGGAGTTGTGAAAAAGGTTTGAATTTGATTGGCACATATCTGTTGGTTGAGAATACTTGGGCAAGCAGTCAGCTTTCTTCTTCACTATCTATTATGTTATGATGTAATTTAGGTTGAGGAAAAAGGTGGGTTAGTGAAGCATCTATTCAACATTGGATGTAAGCGACGTCTAGCCGCTGTAGAAGGAAGCTGGCTTGGGGCTTGGGGATTGGAGAAAATTTTGTGGGATATCGTTGTCTTTAAAAGAATACGCACTTTACTTGGAGGACACATCCGTTTCGTGCTCTGTGGTGGAGCTCCTTTATCTGGGGATTCACAGCGGTTTATCAACATCTGCATGGGGTAATTGGACTTTGAATCATAAATTATTGgtctttttaagtttataaTTGACAAGTCAATGTTGTATCAGCTACCTAAGAAGATCAAGTTCAGTTCCATGTTAGAGCATGCTCCACTGCTTATAATCAGTTTCTGTGTCAATTGCTTAAAAGTTTCTGTGCTCTGTTTCATATTCACATTTAAGATGATCTTCTGAAAATATTGCCCTTCGACAGGGCTCCTATTGGTCAAGCATATGGCTTGACTGAAACATTTGCTGGAGCCACTTTTTCTGAGTGGGATGATTCAACAGTGGGACGTGTTGGACCACCGCTTCCTTGTTGCTACATTAAGGTAAGCTTCGACTTGTTAACGAAACTTTTCAATAGAGTTTAATAATCAGATCTATACTCCTGTTTTAAAGAGAATTTGGTAAATTGTACTGTGTTTGGCTCATTTCACTCTGCACTAGCTTATCTTTAGTGAGTGCTTCCAGTTGACAATAACAATCAAAAGTTATGGGAAGTACAAATCTTTGCTAGTTCATTGCATAAGTCATGACTTGTAAATTCCATTTAGAATTCATGATGGCAAATTTATGGGGTGTACCAGGTAGAATACTTTCAAATGGGATTTAATGTGTCTTTAATTTGGTATTGTAGCTTGTTTCTTGGGAAGAAGGTGGATATCTGTCAACTGACAAACCAATGCCCCGAGGAGAGATTATAGTGGGAGGTTTCAGTGTAACTGCTGGTTActttaaaaatcaagaaaaaaccGATGAAGTGTACAAGGTAATTTCCAAGctgtctttgtttcttttttctatttatgtTTTACATATGCTGCAACTTGATCTTGTAGCCTGTATATACATGCACTCATGATCTGTTACACACACTACAGGTTGACGAGAGTGGCATGCGCTGGTTTTATACTGGTGACATTGGAAAATTTCACCCAGATGGATGCCTTGAAATTATTGATAGGAAGAAGGATATAGTGAAACTTCAACATGGAGAATATGTCTCCCTTGGAAAGGTGCATTTAAAGCTTTACCTTGTCTTTCTTAATAGAATATGCCTCAGAGGTGCTCATTGGATTAGTAGCTGCGTTATTGCAGGTTGAGGCAGCTCTCACTTCAAGTAGTTATGTGGATGGTATCATGGTACATGCAGATCCCTTCCACAGCTATTGTGTAGCACTAGTTGTTCCTTCGCAGCAGGTCCTCAAGAAGTGGGCCCAACAAGCTGGCATCAACTACAGTGATTTTTCTGAGCTGTGTGACAAAGCTGAAAGTGTCAGCGAGGTTCAGCAATCTCTTTCTAAGGtttgtttattttcatttttcttctgaaAACTTATTTGAAACTATGGTGACAAAGCCATATTTTATTACGTCTCTACTGCTGCTGGAGCTGCAGAAGACATATTTAGGAACTACAGAGATCTAATTATTGAGACACGCATACACATAACACACGTGGTGGGTTGGTCGACTCTGATGGATAGTCTGGTTTGGAGGTTGCTTTCTCTCAATTTTATGCCATTACAGCATGTATTAGCAGATTAGTACAAAAGTCGAGCACTAATGAAGAAACAAAATGCTACCAATGTGATAGAAGCATCCTCCATTGTGTAATTGCATTTAATATTTCCCTGATTCTTTTGTTCGATTTGAAACTATTAATCCTCATGTGACAGTTATATCATATTCCACCATCAGATCACAGCTCTATGAATTTGCTTGTATTGATTCCCATAAGCAAGTTTTGATTTTTGCATAATATTAACAAGAGGGTGATCGACCCTTGTATATGTTGAAAGTTCCAAAGTAAAAGGTCTTCTGATTTTGTTTCATTCAAGAATTAGTGCAGAAATAAGAGCATCTTTTATGTCTGCAGGTGGCAAAAGCTGCAAAATTGGATAAGTTTGAAACTCCTGCAAAGATTAAGTTGCTGCCTGAACAATGGACCCCCGAGTCTGGATTAGTTACTGCTGCTCTCAAGATAAAGAGGGAACAACTGAAGGCCAAGTTTAAGAATGAGCTTCTAAAATTATATGCGTGAAACTTGTATTGACTTGAGTGTTTTCATGACCTGGTGTTTTATTTCATACTCAAATTTTGTAGTTTTCCTTGGTGATAATATGTTGTTACATATTGATACTGATGCGTGTATCAAATTTTCAGTTAATGCTTGTTATGGCTAAATCAAGTTTTCCCCATTTATCCCCCTCTCGCTTTAAGAAACTTTAACTTTTGCCATCCTCTTTGGTGTCTCTGCACTTTGTCTGAGAGCATCTTCAGCttcaaaatgaataattaaaagaaatataacaaaaaagtatatatagcCCAAAAGTCCCAAGTCCACAAACTCTTCAGATGGATTGCCGTTCCGACTGGCTTAGTGTCGCCGGAGGGATTTTACTCTGCTGCCATCAGTGATTTATGCGTCTCCATCTCTGCAGGTAAAGCGGCTTCAAATTCtgtgattctctctctctctctctctagcatATTACATGTATTTGCATTGTTATCCTGTTCAATTTCTCTATTTGAAATCTTTTGTCCCAAAgggtttgttttcaatttttttcagttttatatCTTGGGTTTTCTTGGAAGGACCAAGAAGGCAGAGAGTTCTGAACGCTTCTTCTCTCTCATATTTGTATTGCGTGCATCAATTTAGACGAGAGATCTACGGTAGATTTGGTCAGAGATCTACCATTTGAGTGTTTGACTAAGTGGTACCATTCTGTGCCTCAACAACCTTTGCTTCCTCTGATGCCGTCTGGTCGCTCACAATTGTCcttgtctctctgtctctgatTGTCTATGTTAGTGAGAGCTGAAATGCttagttgagagagagagagagaggggagagcaaaaattatattttacccAGCATGTAGCTAATATATTGGAGAGCAAAAGCTTTTCGTATTAGCCAAATATAGCTAATATGAGGAGTTTATACCATTGGAGATGCTCTGACTGGTTGATACCTCGCATGGCCAAGTATAAAAAACAAGCTTGCATTATGTGCATCCAATTTTCTCAAAATTCCATCTTtaacagttaaaataaaaagcttGAGATGAATAGAATGCAGGAGTTGACATTTATGATCAATACAGATTATCACAATGTTGAGAGTGCAAATCTATAGGGATATTTATGTTCTAATTAACTTCATTAAAGTTACAGAATTAGtctaattatttaatctaaTACATCTACTAAAATGTTGTAACATCCAGAAGCCTCTAATTATGGAACATACATTCTTCTACATTGTTACAATGTCCAAAACAAAGTAACAGGGAATTATCTTGCTCATGAAACCGATCATGTATTACTTGATGCAAAATACAAAGGAAACGAGTTGAAACTATAATTTCAGGTGAATTTCACCATGAAGAGGTGGAGGGGGGAGG
Protein-coding regions in this window:
- the LOC133862001 gene encoding heterogeneous nuclear ribonucleoprotein 1-like produces the protein MGSKKNHNPLHGDGASPGKIFIGGLAKDTSYETFVSYFEKYGKIIDSVIMKDRHTHRPRGFGFITYEDPSAVDQVIQETHIINGKQVEIKRTIPKGSTQASDFKTKKIFVGGIPTTVTEDEFKNFFSKYGKVAEHEIIRDHVTKRSRGFGFIVFDSEKAVDNMLANGNMIDMEGIQVEVKKAEPKKASNPAPVPAFGSESRARSYNDDFGGFGDSYSGFGDGGFGPSSYRSLGGFGGRFGDYGGYGGGNDFGGGYGGFGGGNFAGYRGESSFGYSGRYGSYMGGLSEGYGGSGLGAYGRGGGYGTYGGSGSPGANYGGPGGLYGSRAGYGGSSRYHPYAQ
- the LOC133860660 gene encoding long chain acyl-CoA synthetase 8 translates to MGDSKGGLSHSQLLKNLGAGDYLSLWKGYGPCGIVSTVIIGILIPILLSALFLGKKKGKQRGVPVQVGGEAGYAIQNARVSELVEVPWKGATTMAALFEQSCKKNSRNPFLGTRKLISREFVTGSDGRKFEKLHLGDYEWQTYGEIFDRACNFASGLVSLGHNLDSRAAIFSDTRAEWFIALQGCFRQSITVVTIYASLGEDALIHSLNETQVSTLICEPKQLKKLAAISSSLKSIQNVIYFEDDGIENDITSGSMNEWTLTSFSEVEKLGKRSPVNPSLPSKNGIAVVMYTSGSTGLPKGVMITHGNIVATAAGVMKVIPKLGRNDVYLAYLPLAHVFELAAESVMLAAGCAMGYGSALTLTDTSNKIKKGTKGDASVLKPTLMTAVPAILDRIRDGVVKKVEEKGGLVKHLFNIGCKRRLAAVEGSWLGAWGLEKILWDIVVFKRIRTLLGGHIRFVLCGGAPLSGDSQRFINICMGAPIGQAYGLTETFAGATFSEWDDSTVGRVGPPLPCCYIKLVSWEEGGYLSTDKPMPRGEIIVGGFSVTAGYFKNQEKTDEVYKVDESGMRWFYTGDIGKFHPDGCLEIIDRKKDIVKLQHGEYVSLGKVEAALTSSSYVDGIMVHADPFHSYCVALVVPSQQVLKKWAQQAGINYSDFSELCDKAESVSEVQQSLSKVAKAAKLDKFETPAKIKLLPEQWTPESGLVTAALKIKREQLKAKFKNELLKLYA